A single region of the Gadus morhua chromosome 5, gadMor3.0, whole genome shotgun sequence genome encodes:
- the znf593 gene encoding zinc finger protein 593, with translation MGKSNSYGNHNGDSHKNKARKWKTKRRTKDLDQIHSDLKPEVATKLLHQEVDFDVTGCAQHYCITCARYFVDMRSLKEHFKTKIHKKQLRLLREEPYTQAEAERAAGMGSFIAPKKIEVTTQPIEEEME, from the exons ATGGGGAAATCCAACTCGTACGGGAACCACAACGGTGACTCTCATAAAAACAAGGCAAGGAAGTGGAAGACGAAGCGCAGGACTAAAGACTTGGATCAGATCCACTCCGACCTGAAGCCTGAAGTGGCTACCAAGCTCCTCCACCAAGAGGTGGACTTTGACGTCACTGGCTGTGCCCAGCACTACTGCATAACCTGCGC GAGATATTTTGTGGATATGAGGTCATTGAAAGaacatttcaaaacaaaaatCCACAAAAAACA GCTGAGGCTCCTCAGAGAGGAGCCCTATACCCAGGCGGAGGCGGAGAGGGCCGCCGGCATGGGGTCCTTCATCGCCCCCAAGAAGATAGAAGTCACGACGCAGCCCATTGAAGAGGAAATGGAGTGA